In the Pontibacillus sp. HMF3514 genome, ATGGTGATTTAAAACAAAAAGGTATAGAAAGTAAAGAACATCGGTTCTTTCGAAGAGAAGACTTACCTGAAAACTTAAATCCTCGTCAAAAACAGTTTATTCTTCATTGGGCAGAAAAACGAACCTTACCGATAATAAGTTAATTTAACGGGTGGTGGTGCTTTAACAAAGGTATTGCCTTTCCTTGTGTAAGTACAGTATGTAGTAATGTGGATTAAGAAATACGGTAGTATTTAAAATATTTAGTTAACGGAGATTGAAACCTTTATAAACTTTTTCCGTCTAAACTAATAAAGAGTTTTATAAAGGTGGGGTTCTTTTGCGTAAGATTTCTTTATTGTTTTTAATATCAATCATTTTTATTATTTCTGGATGTGCACATAATCAAGTTAAACCTAAAGACTTTGAAGTGAAAGATAAAGATGTTCAAGTGCAATTCGATGGAATTATTGATGGAACAAATGTTAGATACGATGAAGAAGCGAAGGCACTATGGACATTAAATTCATTTAAGTGGAAAGATGACAAGCTTACCTTCAATGCTGATTTCCAGTCAGAAACGGTTTATCCAACAGAACTAAAGTTTATCGACTCTATTGTATTTTTACGATTAGAAGGCCTATACCCTTATAAACCAACAGGAAATGAAGGCGTAGATAGTTTTGAACATAAACCTTTAACAAATATTATTCCAATGACATGTGAGGAAGCACAAAAGGGAAAATGTTCTTTTCAATTTGATCTAAAATTGGAGAAAATAAATCGACAAACTAAAAAACAATATTTAGATAACTTATCTTTAAGGATTGGTTGGGTTCAAATTTTTGAAGATGAAGAAAATCAAATTAAATATTACCAATGGTCACAGGCTGATAATAGAAATATAAAACCAGGAGTGGTTGATTTTAAGGAAGCATACGAAAAGATCTCAGGTGAATTCTTATCTTATAAGCCACTAAAAGAAAGCGAGACTACCAATTTAAATGAATTCAATAATTTTAATTATATTGAATGGATTGAGGAGAACATTTTTAGATAAACCACCGATAATCAGAGTTTTTTGTAATTCTCAAGGTCCTAGTTCCAAAAAAAGGGTGGCATAGTTGAAGAAAAATAATAATAGAACTAAAAGGAGCTTGGATTTCCAAGCTCCTTTTTTCCGTCTTTAGTCCGATCACCTTAAATAAATAATATCTTTCAGTTCAAATATCTTATCAACAATACCTAATCGTTGGGCGGGGGTCTTATTTACTTTACCTGTCTTGTAAGGTAAACAAAAATTATAGTACGTCCTCAATATCGTTATGGCCATTTGTGCGTACTTTGGATTAAAGTTCGCATAGATGTAACTCTTTTGATCTCCTCGAGCAGTTGTTAAGGGCCTCTCAAGTATCGACAGTCTTCTTCTAATTTGCTGTATAAAGGCATTTGATGCGTTGTCGTTCACATTTAGCATTAATTCAGCAATATCCTTTGGTTCGAGAGACGATAAGTTGGTTGTACAATCCACAGAACGATACCCCCTATCTATCGTAGCCAAAGGATGTTCTATCGGGTTATCATCGTATTCTAAATGAGTACCAGTAGAAGTTTTAACTTCTTTATGAAAATGGTGGGTTTCAAATAGTTTTTCTAGTTTAAGCTTGGCTAAGTCTCTTAGTTTTTTTGTCTTAATATCATTGAAATTAGCCCATTCTAAAAGTTCATTTTGTGCTTCTAAAAACTCCTGTCGCGCTTGTTTCCTTGACTTAGTTTTGTCTGTTTGACACAGGAAGTGGTGTCCATCGCTCAAACGTATTTCTCTCGCAAACACTCGGAAAATAGCTGTGATAAGAGAGCTGTCTTCATCCGTTATAAAACGCCATTCCGATGCATTTACCATCTCTTTAATTAACCAATAGTGAGCAATACTTGTGTAAGTTGAGTTAACCTGTAAGCCATCTGTATATTTGGCTCTTTTCTCCACTTTAGATAGATCATTGTTATACTCTGCTTTTGACTGTGTATCATTCGCTGAAGGTGGTTGCGGATAAAAAGAGAATTTGGTGTGCCTTGCATTCTTTCTGGCGTATACACCTAAATGGTCATCCTTAAATTGAATAGTATCTTTCTCAATATCATCAAGAGAAGCTTCCCAATCATAATTTAC is a window encoding:
- a CDS encoding insertion element protein; its protein translation is MAKLKKILSKDDVILEVTNPVSEEELKNRQKDYDVLPPRKFGTKYRDLLFKPIEFTLLKKSYSFQFNLCTNPYCKWQGLQQEKFDTKGKPSRYRLDSSSDERKQIKCNPDPVNPNRGAALGCKSAALSNWSIAEEIHRLIRINSVKVDEPIYNFHKEGCPKHEQTPFKSPSLFYRQGKSSSTGAQQWQCKTCKKKTTLRPDGKKSVVYNQKRSEINLLFTKLLLNREPITRACEVLGIADGTYYDKLEFVYLRCLEFLERNEIKPMQSKEFKEIWINTDKMTYHLNNVRKKGMGGSKYSELEESVFPTNVVISADAISRYVFRSDVNYDWEASLDDIEKDTIQFKDDHLGVYARKNARHTKFSFYPQPPSANDTQSKAEYNNDLSKVEKRAKYTDGLQVNSTYTSIAHYWLIKEMVNASEWRFITDEDSSLITAIFRVFAREIRLSDGHHFLCQTDKTKSRKQARQEFLEAQNELLEWANFNDIKTKKLRDLAKLKLEKLFETHHFHKEVKTSTGTHLEYDDNPIEHPLATIDRGYRSVDCTTNLSSLEPKDIAELMLNVNDNASNAFIQQIRRRLSILERPLTTARGDQKSYIYANFNPKYAQMAITILRTYYNFCLPYKTGKVNKTPAQRLGIVDKIFELKDIIYLR